A single window of Cryptococcus tetragattii IND107 chromosome 4 map unlocalized Ctg04, whole genome shotgun sequence DNA harbors:
- a CDS encoding mRNA 3'-end-processing protein RNA14: MSEENPTDIVHQLQSIDSIEQGLADTAAAVVDAASQSHPPQQHAAQDQKFQSTLLDNAESIESVLESAIPPAPGSSSTAGASDAIGDNSFTTSGPAPFPDTVVAPSAANDEIGDVIVVETETPTTTNVVEAVVNPENDGNIPIESTEQSSEQPKEQPTEQPTEQFTEQPTEQPAVETPLAPQSTPAAPATSAVENVSTTLEDTQPEQIVQTPVPIAHTEAPMHVVDMKTEEKPLIEHATWIPPQEIRSDVFLPEGLTEYSPSVSQNSELIKSWRADPSNPTLLLSLFNWAVQKTEVEDARAWYRVLAVDNPTATQPLLALINLELALSNFAEVETIFASTLKGSAGITTAADVSIWTAYLHYIRRQNPLTEGSANAADVRSTITEAYEFALRECGFDRESGDIWDEYIKFVATGPATNQWETQAKSDNLRKIYQRAVCIPLNNIEALWKSYDNFESSLNKLTAKKYLAEKSPAYMTARTALRELRALSDPIPKPILPPYPTFTEQDRQIVGVWKAYLRWEEGNPLVIENHTMLQSRIGYALRKCLGEMRHFAELWHYVASYYSKLGKQDEAAEILEAGVNACPKSFLLTFAYAELQEERKAFPTCHSLYTTLISKLNPEVDELRQNVAREVEIARGPPIPGSEKAAVAAAVGDSIDVDGNDISDIQRLVEEREQRGELVAQRRGKDVEELMIGISVVWIMYMRFARRAEGIKAARGVFGKARKSPHLTWHVFEASALMEYHTNKDAAVAIRIFELGLKQFSEDVDYVIKYLQFLLSINDDNNARALFERSAVRITGDKARPLWDAWARYEYTYGDLSAVHKLEARISEVFPEDAPLKRFAQRWSYNGIDQIAIRDLGFNRARMGVPVLPASTIAPTLSPPTASIIAPVVAPAPVQLPQESYKRPAPEDITPRQPSSTEFSRSPKRHRAQSPPRRYAERDDRPPAGRYRDSLPPVKAPSSIPPAHLGAGSTFATPPSGGYGGDKDRSGLEKPLAWFMAQLPNARSFDGPIFRPDDIMKLFGGLSLSGAGMPPAPPISRGPAQPPMQSRGYYEPERDRRYGGNRGGRY, encoded by the exons ATGTCAGAAGAAAATCCCACAGACATCGTTCACCAGCTGCAATCAATAGACTCCATTGAGCAAGGCCTCGCAGACACAGCTGCGGCCGTCGTCGATGCTGCCTCCCAAAGCCATCCCCCTCAACAACATGCTGCACAAGATCAAAAATTCCAGTCAACCCTGCTGGATAATGCAGAGTCAATAGAGTCTGTCCTTGAAAGTGCCATacctccagctccaggctcatcatctaccGCGGGCGCTTCTGATGCCATTGGAGATAACAGTTTTACTACCTCTGGTCCTGCTCCCTTTCCCGATACCGTCGTTGCGCCATCTGCTGCAAATGACGAAATTGGAGACGTGATTGTCGTTGAAACCGAAACTCCAACAACTACAAATGTCGTAGAGGCAGTTGTGAACCCAGAAAATGATGGTAATATCCCGATAGAGTCCACAGAGCAATCCTCAGAACAGCCCAAAGAACAGCCCACAGAGCAACCCACAGAACAGTTCACAGAACAACCCACAGAACAACCTGCTGTCGAAACACCCCTTGCGCCGCAATCCACTCCTGCTGCACCTGCCACATCTGCCGTTGAGAATGTCTCGACTACCTTGGAAGATACTCAGCCTGAACAAATAGTGCAAACACCTGTCCCAATTGCTCATACGGAGGCTCCGATGCATGTGGTCGACATGAAAACGGAAGAAAAACCTCTGATAGAACACGCCACATGGATACCACCTCAAGAAATCCGCTCTGATGTTTTCCTCCCGGAGGGTCTGACGGAATATTCTCCAAGTGTGAGCCAAAACAGCGAACTGATAAAATCTTGGCGTGCTG ATCCTAGCAACCCGACTCTGTTACTTTCGCTTTTCAATTGGGCCGTTCAAAAAacagaggtggaggatgcTAGGGCGTGGTATCGGGTTCTGGCGGTTGATAATCCGACTGCG ACCCAACCGCTGCTCGCTTTGATCAATTTAGAGTTAGCCCTTTCCAACTTTGCCGAAGTAGAGACCATCTTCGCTAGTACACTCAAGGGAAGCGCTGGGATCACAACCGCGGCTGACGTTAGTATCTGGACCGCGTATCTTCATTACATCCGACGACAAAATCCTCTTACTGAGGGTTCAGCCAATGCTGCTGATGTCAGATCAACGATCACCGAGGCTTACGAGTTTGCGCTTCGAGAATGTGGATTTGACAGAGAGAGCGGAGATATCTGGGATGAATACATCAAGTTCGTTGCAACTGGTCCT GCTACCAATCAATGGGAAACGCAAGCCAAAAGTGATAACCTTCGAAAGATCTATCAACGAGCTGTTTGCATTCCCCTCAACAATATTGAAGCCCTATGGAAGTCCTACGACAATTTTGAATCATCTCTCAATAAGCTTACAGCCAAGAAATATCTCGCCGAGAAGTCTCCTGCTTATATGACAGCTCGTACGGCCCTTCGTGAGCTTCGTGCGCTTTCGGACCCCATCCCTAAACCGATATTACCCCCGTATCCCACTTTCACAGAACAGGATAGACAGATTGTTGGTGTTTGGAAAGCATATCtgagatgggaagaagggaatcCACTGGTTATCGAGAATCACACGATGTTGCAATCCAGGATTGGGTATGCATTAAGAAAGTGTTTGGGTGAGATGAGACATTTTGCAGAGCTTTGGCACTACGTGGCTAGCTATTACTCCAAGTTGGGTAAGCAAGACGAGGCTGCAGAGATTCTCGAAGCCGGTGTGAACGCTTGTCCTAAAAG TTTTCTTCTCACGTTTGCCTATGCTGAACTTCAAGAAGAGCGCAAAGCTTTCCCGACTTGTCATTCACTCTATACTACCCTCATCTCAAAGCTGAATCCTGAAGTCGACGAGCTCCGCCAAAACGTCGCTCGTGAAGTTGAGATTGCTCGCGGCCCCCCTATCCCCGGTTCTGAAAAGGCTGCAGTAGCCGCCGCCGTTGGCGACAGCATTGACGTTGACGGTAATGATATCAGTGATATCCAGAGGCTCGTAGAAGAACGAGAACAGAGAGGGGAGCTTGTGGCTcaaaggagagggaaagacgTCGAAGAACTGATGATTGGCATAAGTGTGGTGTGGATAATGTACATGAGGTTTGCTCGCAGGGCAGAG GGTATCAAAGCTGCTAGAGGGGTATTTGGAAAAGCTCGAAAGTCGCCTCATCTCACGTGGCACGTATTTGAAGCATCAG CTTTAATGGAATATCACACCAACAAGGACGCTGCTGTTGCTATTAGGATTTTCGAGTTGGGTTTGAAGCAGTTCTCCGAGGATGTTGATTATGTGATCAAATACCTTCAGTTCCTTTTGTCGATCAACGACGATAACA ACGCTCGAGCTCTCTTTGAACGTTCGGCTGTCAGGATTACTGGCGACAAGGCTCGACCTCTGTGGGACGCTTGGGCTCGCTATGAATATACGTACGGCGATCTGTCTGCGGTACACAAACTTGAAGCTCGCATCTCTGAAGTCTTTCCCGAGGATGCCCCTCTCAAGCGTTTCGCGCAAAGATGGTCGTATAACGGAATCGATCAAATTGCTATTCGGGATCTTGGCTTCAACCGTGCTCGAATGGGCGTTCCTGTACTTCCTGCATCCACCATCGCCCCTACGCTTTCGCCGCCTACTGCTTCCATTATCGCCCCTGTTGTTGCCCCTGCCCCAGTACAGCTTCCTCAAGAATCATACAAACGTCCTGCTCCCGAAGATATCACCCCACGACAGCCTTCCTCTACAGAATTCTCTCGTTCCCCGAAACGTCATCGGGCACAGTCTCCCCCTCGCCGTTATGCGGAGCGTGATGACCGTCCTCCTGCAGGCCGATATCGTGATTCACTCCCACCTGTCAAGGCTCCATCAAGTATTCCACCAGCTCATCTCGGTGCAGGATCAACATTTGCAACGCCTCCCAGTGGAGGATATGGGGGCGACAAAGATAGGAGTGGTCTAGAAAAGCCTTTGGCATGGTTCATGGCACAACTGCCCAATGCTCGTTCATTTGATG GCCCTATTTTCCGTCCTGACGATATAATGAAGCTTTTCGGCGGACTTTCTCTGTCAGGCGCAGGCATGCCCCCGGCACCTCCTATCAGCAGAGGTCCCGCCCAACCGCCCATGCAAAGTAGAGGATATTATGAAC CTGAAAGGGACAGAAGATATGGAGGAAATAGAGGCGGAAGATACTGA
- a CDS encoding AdoMet-dependent rRNA methyltransferase SPB1 has product MGKHDKKTGKGRLDKFYRLAKEQGYRARSAFKLVHLNRKYDLLSKARCCIDLCAAPGGWLQVAEKYMPKGSLIIGVDLNAIKPLPHVTTFVSDITTPHCRQTLRQHMHDWKADLVLHDGAPNVGSAWVQDAFTQNELVLQSLKLAIEFLAKGGSFVTKVFRSQDYNSLLWVFGQLFKSVEATKPPSSRNVSAEIFVVCRDFIAPKHIDPKFLDPKHVFKDIASLPTSITEPTGVSVAPTSSSTASAAAAAARLAANSHAHSNVYAPEKKRRHREGYAEGDYTLHHTISAEEFVRGQDPVLLLGNMNKIEFRSETEKAWLKSRHTTPDIIANFEDLKVLGKGDFKALMKWRLAIRLEIGLDVKADKTQDATEEVVVEPMDEEEQITEELQKLQQAKLAKSKREKKRANEKKARELLKLQLNMTVPDDLDQNDLALQGEEEIFDLEEGENEAKRRGKKGGLAALVDNGEGMDLSSESEEEEDEDEEDDEILDSDEERERKTAALEGELDGLYDSYVERKKERDAKWKVKQDRLKDKNFDAWHGIQEKSDEEASDDDEGQDDNEEGGWDVVAHKKAKYGEGDSSDSDSDADPETEAPKKSKKVIFEKPSRSEKSSGLLTSLREPELRAQRSKQAQLWFDQPVFKDVGDLAALDGDDEEEEEENEPEEEESDDEDVDMDDASESSSTLEGDEDFEIVPQAPEDDGPEWDVDDEDQDEVKKKIIQDKGLLTAEAVSLATALVNRKTTADKLIDQGFNRLSAHNKDGLPTWFLDDESKFYKPNIPITKEAADALRARQRALDARPIKKVAEAKGRKRMKAVARMEKAKKKADGVMESEEMGDAEKARQVRRMLARAAKGKEKAKEKKIVVAKGVNRGVKGRPTGVKGKYKIVDARMRKEVRALKRIKKAGSKRR; this is encoded by the exons ATGGGTAAGCACGACAAGAAGACAGGTAAGGGCCGTCTAGATAAGTTCTACCGTCTCGCCAAGGAGCAGGGTTACAGAGCCCGTTCTGCTTT CAAACTTGTCCACCTCAACCGCAAGTATGACCTACTCTCTAAAGCCCGATGCTGTATCGATCTGTGTGCAGCCCCTGGTGGTTGGCTTCAGGTGGCTGAAAAATACATGCCTAAAGGCTCTCTCATCATCGGTGTCGACCTTAACGCCATTAAGCCCCTTCCTCATGTCACAACCTTTGTCTCCGACATCACCACCCCTCACTGTCGACAGACTTTGCGTCAGCACATGCACGACTGGAAGGCCGATTTAGTTCTTCATGACGGTGCACCCAACGTTGGTAGTGCTTGGGTTCAAGATGCGTTCACTCAAAACGAGTTGGTTTTGCAAAGTTTGAAGCTTGCCATAGAATTTTTGGCCAAGGGTGGAAGTTTTGTCACCAAGGTTTTCAGAAGTCAGGATTACAACAGCTTGCTGTGGGTTTTTGGCCAGCTTTTTAAATCTGTAGAAGCTACAaaacctccttcttctcg TAACGTTTCTGCCGAAATCTTCGTCGTCTGTCGCGACTTTATTGCCCCGAAACACATTGACCCTAAATTCCTCGACCCCAAGCACGTCTTCAAGGACATTGCATCTCTCCCTACATCAATCACCGAACCCACCGGTGTCTCTGTCGcccccacctcttcttctaccgCCTCTGCTGCAGCCGCCGCCGCTCGACTAGCGGCCAACTCGCACGCCCACTCAAACGTCTACGCCCCTGAAAAGAAGCGACGACATAGGGAAGGTTATGCTGAAGGTGACTACACTCTGCATCACACAATCAGTGCGGAGGAGTTTGTCCGAGGACAAGATCCTGTGTTGCTGCTGGGTAACATGAATAAAATCGAGTTCCGATCTGAAACTGAAAAGGC TTGGCTTAAATCTCGCCACACAACCCCCGATATCATTGCCAACTTTGAGGATCTCAAGGTTCTCGGTAAAGGTGACTTTAAGGCTCTCATGAAATGGCGTCTTGCCATTCGTCTCGAAATAGGTCTCGATGTCAAAGCCGATAAGACTCAAGATGCTACCGAGGAAGTTGTTGTTGAGCCtatggatgaggaagagcagattACGGAGGAACTCCAGAAGCTTCAACAGGCTAAACTTGCAAAGTCCAAAAGGGAGAAAAAGCGAGcaaacgagaagaaggcaagggaatTGTTGAAACTCCAGCTGAACATGACCGTTCCCGATGACCTTGACCAAAATGatcttgcccttcaaggtgaagaggagatatttgatcttgaagaaggcgagaaTGAGGCTAAGCGtagaggaaaaaagggaGGCTTGGCTGCTCTCGTGGACAATGGTGAAGGAATGGATCTCTCGTCGGAatcagaggaggaagaggatgaagatgaggaagacgatgaaatCCTCGACTCTGACGAAGAGCGTGAGCGCAAGACTGCCGCTCTCGAGGGAGAGCTCGATGGCCTTTACGACTCTTATGTTGAGCGCAAGAAAGAGCGCGATGCCAAGTGGAAAGTCAAGCAAGACCGACTCAAAGACAAAAACTTTGATGCTTGGCATGGTATCCAGGAGAAGAGCGATGAGGAAGCaagtgacgatgatgagggtCAGGATGACAACGAGGAGGGCGGATGGGATGTGGTTGCTCATAAAAAGGCCAAGTATGGTGAAGGTGATTCCTCGGATTCTGATTCCGATGCTGATCCTGAAACCGAGGCCCccaagaagagcaagaaagTTATCTTTGAAAAGCCTTCCAGATCCGAAAAGAGCAGCGGTCTTTTGACGAGTCTGAGGGAGCCTGAACTGCGGGCTCAAAGAAGTAAGCAAGCACAGCTGTGGTTTGACCAGCCGGTCTTCAAGGACGTTGGCGATCTTGCTGCTTTggatggtgatgacgaggaagaagaggaggaaaacgagcccgaggaggaagagtctgatgacgaagatgtggatatggatgaCGCATCTGAGAGCTCAAGTACCCTCGAAGGCGACGAAGACTTTGAGATTGTACCTCAAGCACCTGAGGATGACGGTCCCGAATGGGAtgtagatgatgaggatcaagacgaggtcaagaagaagattatcCAAG ATAAGGGTCTTCTTACTGCCGAGGCTGTTTCTCTTGCTACTGCTCTTGTTAATCGAAAAACCACTGCCGACAAACTCATTGACCAAGGCTTCAACCGTCTCTCTGCTCACAACAAGGATGGCCTTCCCACTTGGTTCCTTGACGACGAATCCAAATTTTACAAGCCCAATATTCCTATCACTAAGGAGGCTGCTGATGCTCTCCGTGCTCGACAGAGGGCATTGGATGCCAGACCCATCAAGAAGGTCGCCGAGGCCAAGGGtagaaagaggatgaaggctgtggcgaggatggagaaggccaagaagaaggctgacGGTGTCATGGAAAGcgaggagatgggtgaTGCTGAAAAGGCTAGACAAGTTAGAAGAATGCTCGCCCGTGCCGCtaagggcaaggaaaaggccaaggagaagaagatcgtTGTGGCCAAGGGTGTCAACAGGGGTGTCAAAGGTAGACCAACGGGTGTCAAGGGCAAGTACAAGATTGTGGACgcaaggatgaggaaggaagtcAGGGCGTTGAAGAGAATCAAGAAGGCGGGAAGCAAGAGGAggtag